A window of Candidatus Hydrogenedentota bacterium contains these coding sequences:
- the msrA gene encoding peptide-methionine (S)-S-oxide reductase MsrA, giving the protein MEKAYFGAGCFWGVEATYRQVPGVADVVVGYMGGHMENPTYDDVCKGKTGHAEVVEVSFDPAQVSFEKLLDVFWKCHNPTTLNRQGPDIGTQYRSVIFCLDGRQQRAAEAAKESLNNLGAFRSPIVTEVTAAGTFYRAEEYHQRYLEKRGLAHCQVG; this is encoded by the coding sequence ATGGAAAAGGCGTATTTCGGGGCGGGCTGTTTCTGGGGGGTGGAGGCCACCTATCGCCAGGTTCCGGGGGTGGCGGATGTGGTCGTGGGCTACATGGGCGGCCACATGGAGAACCCAACGTACGACGATGTGTGCAAGGGCAAGACGGGCCATGCGGAAGTGGTGGAGGTTAGCTTCGATCCGGCGCAGGTTTCCTTCGAGAAACTGCTGGACGTATTCTGGAAGTGTCACAACCCCACGACGCTTAACCGGCAGGGCCCCGACATCGGGACGCAGTATCGCAGCGTGATTTTTTGTCTCGATGGCCGGCAGCAGCGCGCCGCCGAGGCCGCGAAGGAGTCGCTGAACAATCTGGGCGCCTTCCGAAGCCCGATTGTCACCGAAGTGACGGCGGCGGGGACGTTTTACCGGGCCGAAGAGTATCACCAGCGTTACCTGGAGAAGCGGGGCCTCGCGCACTGCCAGGTGGGCTGA
- a CDS encoding VCBS repeat-containing protein, with protein MAAASAQAAELRFEKQRIGTGTYESGALFDVNNDGIVDAVSGEYWRPGPDFTASHKIATILEQSTYYDDFSNYPMDVNGDGYLDIVTGGWFGKKMSWRENPKGEPVEWTTHDIAEVGNVERGCFWDIDGDGHVEAVPNLPNDGVVIFILERDDEGKGAGKFRRVDVYAEKQGHGLGFGDINGDGRGDLIMTHGWLEAPEKPFEQPWTYHGGLDLGQAGVPILVYDVNGDGRNDLIVGQGHDYGLAWYEQRDNGNGREWIKHDIETDRSQFHDLQLADLDNDGVPELITGKRYRAHNGADPGADDPVGLYYYPLKEGKPERHVIDYGPPETASGTGIYFWVADVDGNGWNDILAPGKEGVYLFKNLGPK; from the coding sequence ATGGCCGCGGCCTCGGCGCAAGCCGCCGAGCTTCGCTTTGAGAAACAGCGAATCGGGACCGGCACGTACGAATCCGGCGCGCTCTTTGACGTAAACAACGACGGGATCGTCGATGCGGTTTCCGGCGAATACTGGCGCCCCGGTCCCGACTTCACCGCCTCCCACAAGATCGCCACGATCCTCGAGCAGTCCACCTACTACGACGACTTTTCCAATTACCCCATGGACGTCAACGGAGACGGCTACCTCGACATCGTCACCGGCGGCTGGTTTGGCAAGAAAATGAGCTGGCGCGAGAACCCGAAGGGCGAGCCGGTCGAATGGACCACCCACGATATTGCGGAGGTGGGGAATGTGGAGCGCGGCTGCTTCTGGGATATCGATGGCGACGGCCACGTGGAGGCGGTTCCCAACCTGCCGAACGATGGCGTCGTGATCTTCATTCTGGAGCGCGACGACGAGGGGAAGGGCGCGGGCAAATTCCGCCGCGTCGACGTCTATGCCGAAAAACAGGGCCACGGCCTGGGCTTTGGCGATATCAATGGCGACGGGCGGGGCGACCTCATCATGACCCACGGGTGGCTTGAAGCGCCGGAAAAGCCGTTCGAACAGCCCTGGACCTACCATGGAGGCCTCGATCTCGGCCAGGCCGGCGTCCCGATTCTGGTGTATGACGTCAATGGCGACGGCAGAAACGACCTCATCGTGGGCCAGGGGCACGACTACGGCCTGGCCTGGTACGAGCAGCGTGATAACGGCAACGGCCGCGAATGGATTAAACACGATATCGAGACCGACCGCTCCCAGTTTCACGACTTGCAACTGGCGGACCTGGACAACGATGGCGTCCCCGAACTGATCACCGGCAAGCGCTACCGCGCGCACAACGGCGCGGATCCGGGCGCGGATGATCCCGTCGGGCTGTATTACTACCCGCTGAAGGAGGGAAAGCCGGAGCGCCACGTGATCGACTACGGTCCGCCCGAAACCGCAAGCGGAACCGGCATCTACTTCTGGGTGGCCGATGTGGACGGCAATGGATGGAACGACATCCTCGCCCCCGGCAAGGAAGGCGTCTACCTCTTCAAGAACCTGGGGCCGAAATAG
- a CDS encoding type I 3-dehydroquinate dehydratase, with product MPRIGEIDLCAAPCAAIAIQEAVAPEAIRAAAGEHRVLVELRLDALGEHDPLALAAFAARYAGFPRLVTLRHADEGGGWRGGEAARVACYEAVLAHCEAVDVEICAGEAIRAVAPAARSAGRLVIGSFHDFGETPDDDRLASIYALGRERGADVVKVAARCNTLDDLRRLAAFTLAHRAEGVIVVGMGAYGLPSRVFFPALGSLVTYTFLGAPTAPGQLNCGDTLKYLDAFDPRLA from the coding sequence ATGCCGCGGATAGGCGAGATCGATTTGTGCGCGGCCCCGTGCGCCGCGATTGCGATTCAGGAGGCGGTTGCGCCGGAGGCGATTCGCGCGGCGGCGGGCGAGCACCGGGTATTGGTGGAGCTGCGGCTGGACGCGCTGGGGGAGCACGACCCGTTGGCGCTGGCGGCCTTTGCGGCGCGGTACGCGGGGTTTCCGCGGCTGGTCACGCTGCGGCACGCGGACGAGGGCGGGGGCTGGCGCGGGGGCGAGGCGGCGCGTGTGGCGTGTTATGAGGCTGTGCTGGCCCATTGTGAGGCGGTGGACGTGGAGATTTGCGCGGGGGAGGCCATTCGCGCGGTGGCTCCGGCGGCGCGGTCGGCGGGGCGGCTGGTGATCGGGTCGTTTCATGACTTCGGGGAGACGCCGGACGATGACCGGCTGGCGTCGATTTATGCGCTGGGCCGGGAGCGTGGGGCGGATGTGGTGAAGGTTGCGGCGCGGTGCAATACGTTGGATGATTTGCGGCGGCTGGCCGCGTTTACGCTGGCGCACCGGGCGGAGGGGGTGATTGTGGTGGGGATGGGCGCGTATGGCCTGCCGTCGCGGGTTTTCTTTCCGGCGCTGGGTTCGCTGGTGACGTATACGTTCCTGGGCGCCCCGACGGCGCCCGGGCAGTTGAATTGCGGGGACACACTGAAGTATCTTGATGCTTTCGATCCCCGATTGGCCTGA
- a CDS encoding lysophospholipid acyltransferase family protein, producing the protein MARRSRLARAVVAGATRAFIAVTSRTPLKLNRAIAVCGGRALARCVPRVYRVARANLELAYGDSLSGPEKHRILRGCVDNLALVAAEFGHLQSLAREQGAGRALTVEGAEFIERGRGYLCIGAHLGNWELMAPCMAASGYPVAEVVRPFDDPGVDRVIDGIRTAGGIVTIPKDRAGGEILNRLKAGYLVGILADQSPRDNGVPVTFFGAPCWATVGPVMIAVRAKVPVVPVALVRRADGGYVLRFYPPITMSRTGDLRADLRENTQKCQDAIEAMVREYPAQWLWLHRRWKERPRLAREWAAREKRDR; encoded by the coding sequence ATGGCGCGCCGGAGCCGGCTCGCCCGGGCCGTTGTCGCCGGCGCGACGCGGGCGTTTATCGCGGTTACTTCCCGCACCCCCCTTAAGCTGAACCGGGCGATTGCGGTTTGTGGCGGGCGGGCGCTGGCGCGTTGCGTGCCGCGGGTTTACCGGGTGGCGCGGGCGAACCTGGAGCTGGCGTATGGGGATTCCCTGAGCGGGCCGGAGAAGCATCGAATCCTTCGCGGCTGCGTGGATAACCTGGCGCTGGTGGCCGCGGAGTTTGGCCACCTGCAATCGCTTGCCCGGGAGCAGGGCGCGGGGCGCGCGCTCACGGTGGAGGGGGCGGAGTTTATCGAGCGCGGGCGGGGCTACCTGTGTATCGGGGCGCATCTGGGCAACTGGGAGTTGATGGCTCCGTGCATGGCGGCGTCGGGCTACCCGGTGGCGGAGGTGGTTCGCCCGTTTGACGATCCGGGGGTGGATCGGGTAATCGACGGGATCCGGACGGCGGGCGGGATCGTCACAATTCCGAAGGACCGGGCGGGGGGGGAGATTCTGAACCGGCTGAAGGCGGGGTATCTGGTGGGCATTCTGGCGGATCAGAGCCCGCGGGACAATGGGGTTCCGGTGACGTTTTTCGGGGCTCCGTGCTGGGCGACGGTGGGGCCGGTGATGATTGCGGTGCGGGCGAAGGTTCCGGTGGTGCCGGTGGCGCTTGTGCGGCGGGCGGACGGCGGGTATGTGTTGCGTTTTTACCCGCCGATCACGATGTCGCGCACGGGGGACTTGAGGGCGGATCTTCGTGAGAATACCCAGAAGTGCCAGGATGCGATTGAGGCGATGGTGCGGGAGTATCCGGCGCAGTGGCTGTGGCTGCACCGGCGCTGGAAGGAACGTCCGCGGCTTGCCCGGGAGTGGGCGGCGCGGGAGAAGCGGGACCGCTGA
- a CDS encoding peptidase domain-containing ABC transporter, whose product MNDDHRQIIERLSLLELLPARARERVIACCREEHYHFGEVIVREGDPGDAYFILVEGRARVFKRGDHGEDIPLNVLRAGDAFGEMALLEEGTRTASVRCSSDVRLYRLSRDDFHQILAEDPELRHYQQLRIRYLKVHNFLRETSSFGKLPAAALQAFLERLMPMSFARGEAIIRQGEDTHDFFIIEHGRVHIYRLEKGERRSLAFCRAGDYFGEISAIQGVPRAATAETVSDCRLLRMSRADLLALMDEYPEFRDAIEARMAAYSYREEARVPLDFSQELLPADASRQPLQIDASAAEPAAAVVPSRGRRGRWGRRVPFIKQVDEMDCGAACLAMVCRYFGRRVSLPRIRQLAHTALDGTSLKSIVGAAGELGLAARAVKAGPADLDNLSLPAIAHWEGNHWIVVAKVGKRHVHIVNPASGPERVKRAEFLAKWSGYAALFDYTPAFEDAPEGQRTWAWAMAFVKPFRWTLAQILLLAVVTSGLQLLLPVFTQVIVDRVVVDRDLDTLHIMVGAMIVALVFMLGANLLQRFMLSFAAVHIDASILDHLTRSMLALPMSYFNNRRIGDIQRRLAGARQVREFIVHSGLKGLLSAVQLAAYLGLMAAYSVSLLLVFLVTVPFYVGLMVFSRRVLRPLFNRIEESFGRYQSHQIDAIRGIEAVKASAGEQQFRDRMLNEFLGLARTQFKSNFTIMFYESAIQAVSYLSTVLFLWAGAHLVMRGEITIGAFVAFNALVAMTYTPILTVLGLWDEFQMSGVLMNRINDIFEFEPEQGKDRSRLQPVSSLEGRIELRGVQFHYGGEGSPLILNNITLDIPAGKTVAVVGRSGSGKTTLVKLLSGLLEPTAGTVLFDGVDMKTLNYRDLRQHVGLVLQDNYVFDGTILENIALGDPEPDVHRAAWAANTANAHDFIARFPLGYETRIGETGIAISGGQRQRVAIARAIYNNPPILIFDEATSALDSESERAIQENLDRILQNRTAIVIAHRLSTVRNADVIVVLEKGEVVEMGTHDELLARKGLYFYLHGQQMGFGT is encoded by the coding sequence GTGAACGACGACCACCGGCAAATCATCGAACGCCTGAGCCTGCTCGAACTGCTTCCGGCCCGCGCGCGTGAACGCGTGATCGCGTGTTGCCGCGAGGAGCACTACCACTTCGGCGAAGTCATCGTGCGCGAGGGCGATCCCGGCGACGCCTACTTCATTCTGGTGGAAGGGCGCGCCCGCGTGTTCAAGCGCGGCGACCATGGCGAGGATATCCCGCTCAACGTATTGCGCGCGGGAGACGCCTTCGGCGAGATGGCGCTCCTGGAGGAGGGCACGCGCACGGCGAGCGTCCGGTGCAGCAGCGACGTGCGCCTGTACCGGCTGAGCCGGGACGACTTCCACCAGATCCTGGCGGAGGATCCCGAGTTGCGGCACTACCAGCAACTCCGGATCCGCTACCTGAAGGTGCACAATTTCCTCCGGGAGACGTCGAGCTTCGGCAAGCTCCCGGCGGCCGCGCTCCAGGCCTTTCTGGAGCGCCTCATGCCCATGTCCTTTGCGCGGGGCGAAGCGATCATCCGCCAGGGCGAAGACACCCACGACTTTTTCATTATCGAGCACGGGCGCGTCCACATCTACCGCCTGGAGAAGGGCGAGCGGCGCAGCCTGGCCTTCTGCCGCGCGGGCGATTACTTCGGCGAGATTTCCGCGATCCAGGGCGTGCCCCGCGCCGCCACGGCGGAAACCGTGAGCGATTGCCGCCTGCTGCGGATGAGCCGCGCCGACCTGCTCGCGCTGATGGACGAATACCCGGAGTTCCGGGACGCCATCGAAGCGCGCATGGCGGCCTACTCCTATCGCGAGGAGGCCCGGGTCCCGCTCGATTTCTCGCAGGAGTTGCTGCCGGCGGATGCGTCGCGCCAGCCGCTGCAGATCGACGCCAGCGCCGCGGAACCCGCCGCGGCGGTCGTACCGTCCCGGGGACGTCGAGGCCGCTGGGGCCGCCGCGTGCCCTTCATCAAACAAGTCGACGAAATGGACTGCGGCGCCGCGTGCCTGGCGATGGTCTGCCGCTACTTTGGGCGCCGGGTCAGCCTGCCGCGCATCCGCCAGCTGGCGCACACCGCCCTGGACGGCACGAGCCTGAAGTCGATCGTGGGCGCCGCGGGCGAACTCGGGCTGGCCGCGCGCGCGGTGAAGGCGGGTCCGGCGGATCTGGACAACCTTTCCCTGCCCGCCATCGCGCACTGGGAGGGCAACCACTGGATCGTGGTGGCGAAAGTCGGGAAGCGCCACGTCCACATTGTGAATCCGGCGTCCGGCCCCGAGCGCGTCAAGCGGGCGGAGTTTCTGGCGAAGTGGAGCGGCTACGCCGCCCTCTTTGACTACACCCCCGCCTTTGAGGATGCCCCGGAAGGCCAGCGCACTTGGGCTTGGGCGATGGCCTTCGTCAAGCCCTTCCGCTGGACCCTCGCCCAGATCCTGCTGCTCGCCGTGGTCACCAGCGGGCTCCAGTTGCTGCTGCCCGTGTTCACGCAGGTCATCGTGGACCGCGTCGTGGTCGACCGCGACCTCGATACGCTGCACATCATGGTCGGCGCCATGATCGTGGCGCTCGTGTTCATGCTCGGGGCGAACCTGCTCCAGCGCTTCATGCTCAGCTTCGCGGCGGTCCACATCGACGCCTCCATCCTCGATCATCTGACCCGCAGCATGCTCGCGCTGCCCATGAGCTACTTCAACAACCGGCGCATCGGCGACATACAGCGCCGCCTGGCCGGGGCGCGGCAGGTGCGCGAGTTCATCGTCCACAGCGGGCTCAAGGGCCTCCTTTCCGCGGTGCAACTTGCGGCGTACCTGGGGCTGATGGCCGCCTACAGCGTCTCCCTGCTCTTGGTTTTCCTCGTCACCGTCCCGTTTTACGTGGGGCTCATGGTTTTCTCGCGGCGCGTGCTCCGCCCCCTGTTCAACCGCATTGAAGAGAGCTTCGGCCGCTACCAGTCCCACCAGATCGACGCGATCCGGGGTATTGAGGCGGTCAAGGCCAGCGCGGGCGAACAACAGTTCCGAGACCGCATGCTGAACGAGTTCCTGGGGCTCGCGCGGACCCAGTTCAAGAGCAACTTCACCATCATGTTCTACGAAAGCGCGATCCAGGCCGTGAGCTACCTCTCCACGGTGCTTTTCCTCTGGGCCGGCGCGCACCTCGTCATGCGCGGCGAGATTACGATCGGCGCCTTCGTCGCCTTCAACGCGCTCGTGGCGATGACCTACACCCCGATCCTCACGGTCCTCGGGCTGTGGGACGAGTTCCAGATGTCCGGCGTGCTCATGAACCGCATCAACGATATCTTCGAGTTCGAACCGGAACAGGGCAAGGACCGCAGCCGCCTCCAGCCTGTCAGTTCGCTGGAAGGGCGCATCGAACTGCGCGGGGTCCAGTTTCACTACGGCGGCGAGGGCAGCCCGCTCATCCTCAACAACATCACGCTCGACATTCCGGCGGGCAAGACCGTGGCGGTGGTGGGGCGCAGCGGCTCGGGGAAGACGACGCTGGTCAAGCTGCTCTCGGGCCTCCTCGAGCCCACGGCGGGGACCGTGCTCTTCGATGGCGTGGACATGAAGACCCTGAACTACCGCGACCTGCGCCAGCACGTCGGGCTCGTCCTGCAGGACAACTATGTGTTCGACGGAACGATCCTCGAAAACATCGCGCTGGGCGATCCCGAGCCGGACGTGCACCGCGCGGCCTGGGCCGCGAACACCGCCAACGCCCACGATTTCATCGCGCGATTCCCGCTGGGCTACGAGACCCGCATCGGTGAAACCGGCATCGCCATTTCCGGCGGCCAGCGGCAGCGGGTCGCCATTGCCCGCGCAATCTACAATAATCCGCCGATCCTGATTTTCGACGAGGCCACCAGCGCGCTCGACAGCGAATCCGAGCGCGCGATCCAGGAAAACCTGGACCGCATCCTGCAGAACCGGACCGCGATCGTCATCGCGCACCGCCTGAGCACCGTGCGCAATGCGGATGTGATCGTGGTGCTGGAAAAGGGCGAGGTGGTGGAAATGGGCACGCACGACGAGCTGCTGGCGCGCAAGGGCCTCTATTTCTACCTGCACGGCCAGCAGATGGGGTTTGGAACATGA
- a CDS encoding rhodanese-related sulfurtransferase has translation MSNPHPDPPVVVAALYHFARLDNVETLQEPLLQVCRCQGVKGTLLLAREGINGTVAGTRTGIDAVLAWLRSDPRLSKLEHKESLHRETPFHRMKVRLKPEIVTLGLPNIDPATQAGDYVDPEDWNALLSDPEVVLIDTRNHYECAIGAFRGAIDPHTASFREFPAYVDAHLDPAVHKKVAMYCTGGIRCEKATALLRQRGFESVYHLKGGILKYLETVPAEESRWEGQCFVFDERVSVGHDLTPGDYVLCRGCRMPVSPADQQSPRYREGVCCPRCADALTPDRAARRAERHRQVQLAAARSELHVGRPARETDAGRNPDPGTPNPQTIPETSRDADVPA, from the coding sequence ATGAGTAATCCACATCCCGACCCCCCGGTTGTCGTTGCCGCCCTCTACCATTTCGCCCGGCTCGACAACGTTGAAACGCTCCAGGAGCCGCTGCTGCAAGTATGCCGCTGCCAGGGGGTTAAGGGAACGCTTCTCCTCGCCCGCGAGGGGATCAACGGAACGGTTGCCGGGACGCGCACGGGCATCGACGCGGTCCTGGCCTGGTTGCGATCGGATCCGCGCCTTTCCAAATTGGAGCATAAGGAGTCCCTGCACCGGGAGACCCCGTTCCACCGCATGAAAGTCCGACTCAAACCGGAAATCGTCACCCTGGGCCTCCCCAATATCGACCCCGCGACCCAGGCGGGCGATTATGTCGATCCAGAGGACTGGAACGCGCTCCTCAGCGATCCCGAGGTCGTCCTGATAGATACGCGCAATCACTACGAGTGCGCGATCGGCGCCTTTCGGGGGGCGATTGACCCGCACACCGCCTCGTTTCGGGAGTTTCCAGCCTATGTCGACGCCCATCTCGATCCGGCGGTGCACAAGAAGGTCGCCATGTACTGCACCGGCGGGATCCGCTGTGAAAAGGCCACCGCGCTCCTGCGCCAGCGCGGCTTCGAATCGGTCTACCATCTGAAAGGCGGCATTCTGAAGTACCTGGAAACTGTGCCCGCGGAAGAATCCCGCTGGGAAGGGCAGTGCTTCGTCTTCGACGAGCGGGTCAGCGTCGGCCACGATCTGACCCCCGGCGACTACGTATTGTGCCGCGGCTGCCGCATGCCCGTATCGCCCGCGGACCAGCAATCGCCCCGCTACCGGGAAGGCGTGTGTTGCCCCCGGTGCGCCGATGCCCTCACGCCCGATCGCGCCGCACGCCGCGCGGAACGCCACCGGCAGGTCCAGCTAGCCGCCGCCCGCAGCGAACTGCACGTGGGGCGTCCGGCGCGCGAGACCGACGCCGGGCGCAACCCCGATCCGGGAACCCCGAACCCGCAAACGATTCCGGAAACCAGCAGAGACGCTGACGTTCCCGCCTGA
- a CDS encoding peptidoglycan DD-metalloendopeptidase family protein produces the protein MRLEGIDILGPGRPDITGSATRATPIPLAARPFPNVDPEPTVSSPTPARHTVRNGENLTRIVRQFLEAGGQRPANAEVYAGVVTVARANNLSNPDLIHPGQLIDLSALATPAPPEPPFGGFPVASASMPSAVVPQASVPASAPPHQLTDPLIGALPGGGPVRVSASAIASLSPANADRSTTPDDIAPLGGPGRGRGDAVLALQRLLNNTSNALQLLRGIVHPDRRAIEAAPGPWASLVAGSARLSSEYGMRKDPFTGRMAFHDGIDLAVKRGTPITAARSGVVSFSGWKSGYGNTVIIRHEDGLETLYAHASKTRVEVGERVAEGAHIADSGSSGRSTGPHLHFEVRRHGRAVDPMPYLETAPLRVAQNGN, from the coding sequence ATGCGCTTGGAAGGAATCGATATTCTCGGCCCCGGCCGCCCGGACATCACCGGCAGCGCGACGCGGGCCACCCCGATCCCCCTGGCCGCGCGCCCGTTTCCCAACGTCGATCCCGAGCCCACGGTATCCAGCCCGACGCCCGCGCGGCACACGGTGCGGAACGGTGAAAACCTCACCCGGATCGTGCGCCAATTTCTGGAGGCGGGCGGCCAGCGGCCGGCCAATGCCGAAGTTTATGCCGGTGTGGTGACGGTGGCCCGTGCGAACAACCTGTCCAATCCGGATCTCATACATCCGGGCCAATTGATCGATTTGAGCGCGCTGGCAACGCCGGCTCCGCCGGAGCCGCCCTTCGGCGGGTTTCCCGTGGCCTCGGCGAGCATGCCGTCCGCAGTGGTCCCGCAAGCGTCCGTTCCGGCGTCCGCTCCGCCGCATCAGCTCACCGATCCCCTGATCGGCGCGCTTCCGGGCGGGGGACCGGTCCGCGTGAGCGCGTCCGCGATCGCTTCGCTTTCGCCGGCGAATGCGGACCGGTCAACCACGCCGGACGACATTGCGCCGCTGGGCGGTCCGGGCCGCGGGCGAGGCGACGCCGTGCTGGCGCTGCAACGGCTGCTGAACAACACGTCGAACGCGCTTCAGCTGCTTCGCGGGATCGTGCATCCCGATCGGCGGGCCATTGAAGCGGCCCCGGGTCCGTGGGCGTCGCTGGTGGCGGGATCGGCGCGCCTCAGCTCGGAATACGGCATGCGCAAGGATCCCTTTACCGGGCGGATGGCCTTTCATGACGGCATCGACCTTGCGGTGAAGCGCGGGACGCCGATCACGGCGGCGCGATCGGGTGTGGTGTCCTTCAGCGGCTGGAAAAGCGGCTATGGCAACACGGTCATCATCCGGCACGAGGACGGCCTCGAGACGCTCTATGCGCACGCCTCGAAGACGCGGGTGGAAGTGGGGGAACGCGTCGCCGAGGGGGCGCATATCGCCGACAGCGGGTCGAGCGGGCGATCCACGGGGCCGCACCTGCACTTTGAAGTTCGCCGCCACGGCCGCGCGGTGGATCCGATGCCGTACCTGGAGACTGCGCCGCTCCGGGTGGCCCAGAACGGCAACTGA
- a CDS encoding MBL fold metallo-hydrolase: protein MASNTPIQLTVLGGGGEVGANCFQLTLNHQHILLDSGTHPKKDGKQALPAFSLLGRAPEALLLSHGHQDHCGSIPYLLREYPGVSVHATHPTVRITERMLHNSVSVMGLLARERGVADYPLYEHEDVDYAMERFEGHDFEEPFRLPLGTPVEARFRRAGHVLGAASTVIKAPGHTIYYTGDICETPQELIDGFSPLDDLEPVDSLIIEATHGASGIAGVHTYQEEVYSMGAAIADVLEGGGVVLIPSFALGRTQEVLNFVARLQEEGKIPEVPIYASGLGRAVYELYDRFTDYLLPNAVLRPLNDFARIGNVWKPGVVEKLVSEPAIIVATSGMMLENTPSALIAEEMVKSTHHGIFFVGYLDHETLGYKLLHSTPGDQLAFGLQRPRQEVRLENIRRFSFSGHAPRETLRRVIEKIRPRNVVFVHGDPEAIAWMKEHAAPGCQVFAPTIGETLTLEA from the coding sequence ATGGCTTCGAACACCCCAATTCAACTGACCGTTCTGGGAGGCGGCGGGGAGGTGGGAGCGAACTGCTTTCAACTGACCCTGAACCACCAGCATATTCTTCTTGACAGCGGCACCCATCCGAAGAAGGACGGGAAGCAGGCGCTGCCGGCGTTTTCGCTGTTGGGCCGGGCTCCGGAAGCGCTTTTGCTGTCGCACGGCCACCAGGATCACTGCGGTTCGATTCCGTACCTGCTTCGGGAGTATCCGGGTGTCAGCGTGCATGCGACGCATCCGACGGTGCGGATCACGGAGCGGATGCTACACAACAGCGTTTCGGTGATGGGGTTGCTGGCGCGGGAGCGGGGGGTGGCGGATTACCCGCTGTACGAGCACGAAGACGTGGATTACGCGATGGAGCGTTTTGAGGGGCACGACTTCGAGGAGCCGTTCCGTCTTCCGCTGGGCACGCCGGTGGAGGCGCGATTCCGCCGCGCGGGCCATGTGCTTGGTGCGGCGAGCACGGTAATCAAGGCGCCGGGGCACACGATTTATTACACGGGCGACATCTGCGAGACGCCGCAGGAGCTGATCGACGGCTTTTCGCCGCTGGACGACCTGGAGCCGGTGGATTCGCTGATTATTGAGGCGACGCACGGGGCGAGCGGCATCGCGGGGGTGCACACGTATCAGGAGGAGGTGTACAGCATGGGCGCCGCGATCGCGGACGTGCTGGAGGGGGGCGGCGTGGTGCTGATTCCGAGTTTTGCGCTCGGGCGTACGCAGGAGGTGCTGAATTTCGTCGCGCGGCTTCAGGAGGAGGGGAAGATTCCGGAGGTCCCGATCTACGCTTCGGGTCTGGGCCGGGCGGTGTACGAGCTGTACGATCGCTTTACCGATTATCTTCTTCCGAACGCGGTATTGCGCCCGCTGAACGATTTTGCGCGCATCGGCAATGTGTGGAAGCCGGGTGTGGTGGAGAAGCTGGTGTCGGAGCCGGCGATCATTGTGGCGACTTCGGGTATGATGCTGGAGAACACGCCATCGGCGCTGATTGCGGAGGAGATGGTGAAATCGACGCACCACGGGATATTCTTCGTGGGGTATCTGGACCACGAGACGCTGGGGTACAAGCTGCTGCATTCGACGCCGGGGGATCAGCTTGCGTTCGGGTTGCAGCGCCCCCGCCAGGAGGTCCGGCTGGAGAACATCCGGCGCTTTTCCTTCAGCGGACACGCGCCCCGGGAGACCTTGCGCCGGGTGATCGAGAAGATCCGGCCCCGGAATGTGGTTTTCGTGCACGGGGATCCGGAGGCGATCGCGTGGATGAAGGAGCATGCGGCTCCGGGCTGCCAGGTATTCGCCCCGACGATAGGCGAGACCCTCACGCTGGAGGCGTGA